From one Candidatus Eisenbacteria bacterium genomic stretch:
- a CDS encoding NifU family protein, with product MKEQVEAALTKIRPGLLMDGGDIELVGVEDGVVKVRLKGACAGCPASTMTLRLSVEETLKREVPGVTRVVAVP from the coding sequence TTGAAGGAACAGGTCGAGGCGGCCTTGACCAAGATAAGACCGGGTCTTCTCATGGACGGCGGTGACATCGAACTCGTCGGCGTAGAAGACGGGGTTGTCAAGGTGAGACTGAAGGGCGCCTGCGCGGGGTGCCCGGCATCAACGATGACTCTCAGATTGAGCGTGGAAGAGACTCTGAAGCGAGAAGTCCCCGGAGTGACACGCGTTGTCGCTGTCCCTTAG
- a CDS encoding 4Fe-4S binding protein has translation MAYKITEECISCGACEPECPAAAISEGENIYEIDPEKCTDCGNCAEVCPVDACVPAGE, from the coding sequence ATGGCCTACAAGATTACGGAAGAGTGCATTTCTTGCGGCGCGTGCGAACCCGAATGCCCCGCAGCCGCAATCAGCGAAGGCGAGAATATCTACGAAATCGACCCGGAAAAGTGCACTGACTGCGGCAATTGTGCGGAAGTTTGCCCCGTGGACGCATGCGTTCCCGCTGGGGAGTAA
- a CDS encoding DUF116 domain-containing protein, which yields MQTQLGPLWREGERNERSLDTAGQGRKLFLFLSSFSLVLIVALLWLLFFLLEPRFSALGERALFGLSLSIKLGGVAAVILTVSEFSSASTGLRLLPRSLGQLWVVCFLLPLSERLGTICGISSDKVIASFLEFNNALVKAETSDKVRSRVLLLLPQCLQNSACSIMLSGDIRNCAECGSCSVCELKLLLPKYGFETRIVGGGSLARKMVDEFRPDGVVGVACERELVAALREIRKVPVIAVSNWRPEGPCRNTKVIVDKVDAALWILLKRSSSQCSMQ from the coding sequence ATGCAAACGCAATTGGGGCCGTTGTGGCGAGAAGGGGAACGGAATGAGCGGAGCCTTGACACTGCCGGCCAAGGGAGAAAGCTCTTTCTTTTCCTTTCGTCGTTTTCCCTCGTGCTGATAGTGGCTCTCCTCTGGCTTTTGTTCTTTCTGTTGGAACCCCGTTTCTCGGCCTTGGGTGAAAGAGCTCTCTTCGGTTTGTCTTTGTCCATAAAGCTTGGGGGCGTCGCGGCAGTCATCTTGACCGTCTCAGAGTTCTCTTCGGCAAGCACCGGCTTGCGACTTCTCCCTCGTTCCCTCGGACAACTGTGGGTCGTATGTTTTCTTCTGCCTCTCTCCGAAAGGCTGGGGACCATATGCGGCATCTCGTCCGACAAGGTCATAGCTTCGTTTCTTGAATTCAACAATGCGCTCGTGAAGGCCGAAACAAGCGACAAGGTAAGAAGTCGCGTGCTTCTGCTTCTGCCTCAGTGTCTCCAGAACTCCGCTTGCTCCATAATGCTGAGTGGTGACATCCGGAATTGTGCCGAATGCGGTTCCTGCTCGGTGTGTGAGCTGAAACTACTTCTTCCCAAGTACGGTTTTGAAACCCGCATAGTGGGTGGGGGCAGTCTTGCCCGGAAGATGGTCGACGAATTTCGTCCTGACGGAGTCGTGGGCGTAGCATGTGAGAGGGAGCTGGTGGCGGCATTGAGAGAGATTAGAAAGGTTCCCGTGATTGCAGTCTCCAATTGGAGGCCGGAGGGCCCGTGCAGGAATACCAAGGTTATCGTCGACAAGGTGGACGCCGCACTTTGGATTCTCTTGAAGCGTTCGAGCTCACAGTGTAGTATGCAGTGA
- a CDS encoding M6 family metalloprotease domain-containing protein — protein MSRERLMLGGRPWPRKLCALVLMVFAALAGLASSSVCMPIRPDLLDRLEKEGRLGDFVEAQLPVENDAYERGLNVPSSRSPFPNGTLPINGTSTLNLRAVVILVDFEDNPADTVNYPPSYYDRLLFSIGERPTGSLREYFLENSDGKLNVTGAATRWLRMPHPYSYYVAGKRGIGTYPYNAQKLTEDAVVAADWEVNFSNFDNDGPDGVPDSGDDDGYVDALFIVHAGPGYETTLDTTNIHSHTWVVLFEQIVDGIMVWPYTMLAEDSRTGVFCHEFAHILGIPDLYDRDYSSRGLGSWSLMAFGGWNGLGMRPGHLDAWSKIKAGFTTPVIPATNIEEASFPPVERESAIYKLWNGGTGDREYFLLERREKIGFDEYLPGHGLLIYHVDEDVGSNDNAFRYKVALEQADGLWHLENNANLGDDGDPYPGSLLKSIFGYETTPGSLGYGGVDSRVRVFDIAQAESLLTAGIWVEMGPEVSVSSFVVKDSLGNNDGNPDPGETVSLKLYLKNSGSDATGVTGILVPRSSCVTMGSSSAAFGTIHPNSERWSYPPFTFTVSDTLSADPFGAWFDISVWSDSGFFTQDSILVGVGNVFGFKDDMEHPVGWVHYAARVGWHDEWHLSADRAFDGVYSWACANADSGVYSPRTDAALVTPVMLVGSEPRLRFYHWIDASVDADGALAGGFVEISSNGSPWTRLVPIGGYPYELKAIEEFPYADRGVFSGNEAQWERAEFNLSSYINSAIQLRFRFLSSSDSTVARGWYIDSLAVVTTSTPIWISSLVASEVAGCVLLSWNADSELRSLPFSVWRSPGPDGTEGMCKISSEPVFAGDYYDFRDCDVDPGVEYKYWVGVEGSSSLVYGPVMIQTSTRGSGSARLELVSTNPVTDRLKLRAWTPGGSAGDHISIRLFDTAGRFVRNLYDGPGASGAAGSEPISLEWDTKDYSGKHVGSGVYFLRLEWPTGAVVRKVLVLRASGGY, from the coding sequence GTGAGTCGAGAACGTCTGATGCTGGGCGGGCGGCCGTGGCCGAGAAAATTGTGCGCTCTGGTCCTGATGGTCTTTGCGGCGCTTGCAGGTCTGGCTTCTTCGTCTGTCTGCATGCCGATCAGGCCTGACCTACTCGATCGCCTCGAGAAGGAGGGAAGGCTCGGAGATTTCGTCGAGGCGCAACTACCGGTCGAAAACGATGCCTACGAGCGAGGTCTTAACGTGCCCTCGTCGCGTTCGCCCTTCCCGAACGGCACGCTGCCGATCAATGGGACGTCCACCCTCAACTTGAGGGCAGTAGTCATACTCGTCGATTTTGAAGACAATCCTGCTGACACGGTGAATTATCCTCCATCCTATTACGACAGACTCCTTTTTAGCATTGGCGAGCGCCCCACGGGAAGTTTGCGCGAGTATTTTCTCGAGAACTCAGACGGCAAGCTGAACGTGACCGGAGCCGCCACCCGTTGGCTGAGAATGCCGCATCCATACAGCTACTACGTGGCCGGCAAGAGGGGGATCGGTACCTATCCGTACAACGCCCAGAAGCTGACGGAGGATGCCGTGGTTGCCGCCGACTGGGAAGTCAACTTTTCGAACTTTGACAATGACGGGCCGGACGGCGTACCGGACTCGGGTGACGACGACGGCTACGTCGACGCCCTTTTCATCGTTCATGCGGGGCCCGGGTACGAGACGACGCTCGACACGACGAACATTCACTCACACACGTGGGTGGTCTTGTTTGAGCAGATCGTGGACGGAATAATGGTATGGCCTTACACGATGCTGGCCGAGGACAGCAGAACCGGAGTCTTCTGTCACGAGTTTGCTCACATTCTTGGCATTCCTGACTTGTACGACAGAGACTACAGCTCGCGGGGGCTCGGCAGTTGGTCTCTGATGGCCTTCGGGGGATGGAACGGCCTCGGAATGCGACCGGGACATCTCGACGCCTGGAGCAAGATAAAGGCCGGGTTCACAACTCCCGTGATTCCAGCAACCAACATCGAGGAAGCTTCATTTCCGCCGGTCGAGCGGGAATCAGCGATCTACAAGCTGTGGAACGGCGGAACCGGTGACAGAGAGTATTTCCTGCTCGAGAGAAGGGAGAAGATCGGTTTTGACGAGTATCTGCCGGGGCACGGTCTCCTGATTTACCACGTGGACGAGGACGTGGGCAGTAATGACAACGCCTTCCGCTACAAGGTGGCACTAGAGCAGGCCGATGGACTGTGGCACCTCGAGAACAACGCCAATCTTGGAGACGACGGGGATCCCTACCCCGGGAGTCTACTGAAGTCCATTTTCGGCTACGAGACCACTCCGGGAAGTCTGGGATACGGTGGGGTAGACTCACGCGTGAGAGTCTTCGACATCGCTCAGGCCGAGAGTCTGCTCACTGCAGGCATCTGGGTGGAGATGGGGCCGGAGGTGAGTGTCAGTAGTTTCGTCGTCAAGGACAGCCTCGGCAACAACGACGGCAACCCGGACCCGGGTGAGACCGTCTCGCTCAAGCTCTATTTGAAGAACTCGGGGAGCGACGCTACGGGCGTAACCGGCATCCTGGTGCCGCGCTCCTCTTGCGTAACGATGGGAAGCTCTTCCGCTGCTTTCGGGACGATACATCCCAATTCCGAGCGCTGGTCGTATCCGCCATTCACTTTCACGGTCTCCGACACGCTCTCAGCGGATCCTTTCGGGGCCTGGTTCGACATCAGTGTCTGGTCAGACTCAGGATTCTTCACTCAGGACAGCATACTGGTGGGAGTCGGCAATGTCTTTGGATTCAAAGATGACATGGAACATCCCGTCGGATGGGTGCACTATGCCGCCAGAGTAGGCTGGCATGACGAGTGGCACCTTAGTGCGGACAGAGCCTTTGACGGAGTCTATAGTTGGGCCTGCGCGAACGCTGATTCGGGAGTTTACTCTCCGCGAACCGACGCCGCTCTCGTCACTCCGGTGATGCTCGTAGGGAGCGAGCCACGGCTCCGTTTCTATCACTGGATTGATGCTTCCGTTGATGCGGATGGGGCCCTGGCCGGGGGATTTGTAGAAATTTCTTCCAACGGCTCGCCCTGGACCCGGCTCGTTCCCATCGGCGGATACCCTTATGAACTCAAGGCCATTGAAGAGTTTCCTTACGCAGACAGAGGTGTTTTCTCCGGCAACGAGGCGCAGTGGGAAAGAGCTGAATTCAATCTCTCTTCCTACATCAACTCGGCAATACAGTTGAGATTCAGGTTTCTCAGTAGTTCCGATTCCACCGTGGCCCGCGGGTGGTATATCGACTCGCTGGCGGTGGTGACCACATCCACCCCGATCTGGATCAGTTCACTTGTTGCCTCCGAGGTCGCCGGCTGTGTGTTGCTCTCCTGGAACGCGGACAGCGAATTGCGAAGCCTTCCATTTTCTGTCTGGAGGTCGCCGGGCCCTGACGGCACGGAGGGAATGTGCAAGATCAGCAGTGAGCCGGTGTTCGCGGGCGACTACTATGACTTTAGGGATTGTGATGTCGATCCCGGGGTCGAATACAAGTACTGGGTGGGCGTGGAGGGGAGCTCTTCCCTCGTGTATGGTCCCGTGATGATCCAGACCTCGACCAGAGGCTCCGGTTCTGCCAGATTGGAACTCGTTTCGACCAACCCCGTGACTGATCGCCTCAAACTGCGAGCGTGGACTCCCGGTGGGTCTGCGGGCGATCACATTTCGATTAGACTATTCGACACCGCAGGTCGTTTTGTCAGGAACCTGTACGATGGGCCTGGCGCCTCGGGGGCTGCCGGCTCAGAGCCTATCAGCCTGGAGTGGGATACCAAGGATTACTCTGGAAAGCATGTGGGCTCTGGGGTATACTTCTTGAGACTAGAGTGGCCGACCGGGGCTGTAGTCAGGAAAGTCCTGGTGTTGAGAGCTTCAGGTGGGTACTAG